Below is a window of Limimonas halophila DNA.
CGCGCGTGGGGCGGGCCGTGTCCGCGGCTTCGGTGAGCTGATCGCCGCCGGTCGCGGCCGGATGCGTGGCCTGGCTGTCGTTCACGTTGTGCGTCCTCGGCTCGTGAATGGGCCGGCGGGCACCGCGCCGGGCGCCGGCGATCAGTTGAGTTGGACCGGCTGGTGGGGGCTGTCCAGGGAAAAGGGCGGAATGTCCACGTCGAAGCGCTCGCCGGAGTCGGCCTCCATCTCGTAGGTGCCGACCATGACGCCGGAGGGTGCGGCGAGCGGGGTCCCGCTGGTGTATTCGAAGCTCTCGCCGGGCTCCAGCACGGGCTGCTCCCCGACGACGCCGGAGCCGCGCACCTCCTGAATGCAGCCGCGGGCATCGGTGATCTGCCAGTGCCGCTTCAGGAGCTGGACCGTGCGTTCGCCCACGTTCTCGATCTTCACGTGGTACGCCCAGACATAGTGCTCCTCGCTGGGCGAGGACTGATCGTCCAGGTAGTACGGCTGCACCGTGATGCGGATGTCCTGCGTCGTATGCGAGTACATCGGCTTCACCACAGGTCGTGCGCGCACCGCCCCCGGCGGTGCGGACCCGTTATATAAACGAGGGCGCGCGCTTGTCCAACGCCCGCGCCGGGCGTGTCAATGGGCGGACAAGCACGCGCCCTCTCGGCCGGCTGGTGGCGGTGAGGCGGTCAGCGCACCACGATCACCACGCGGCGGTTTTCGCGCTTGCGCACGCCGTCGCCGGTGGCCACGGCCGGATCGCTTTCGCCGCGCGCGGCGACGGAGATGCGGTTCTCGGCGACGCCCATCTCGGTCAGCACGGCTGTCACGTTCTGCGCGCGTTCAAGCGAGAGCTCGCGGTTGTAATCCGCGCGGCCGGCGCGGTCCGCGTGGCCGGTGACGGCAAGCTCCAGCTCCTG
It encodes the following:
- the apaG gene encoding Co2+/Mg2+ efflux protein ApaG, with the translated sequence MYSHTTQDIRITVQPYYLDDQSSPSEEHYVWAYHVKIENVGERTVQLLKRHWQITDARGCIQEVRGSGVVGEQPVLEPGESFEYTSGTPLAAPSGVMVGTYEMEADSGERFDVDIPPFSLDSPHQPVQLN